In Listeria cossartiae subsp. cossartiae, one genomic interval encodes:
- a CDS encoding OsmC family protein: MDLVKNGKVLELVHPNGNWTLIKEEGFSPVQITVAAVAACSGYVYQTLLEKKRIEINDLSIHTDYEQDQESAVHVLTKINVTFTVDLVDKSNQAKAEKAVHLVKDACPVAKSLDPSIEINEIVVFK; encoded by the coding sequence ATGGATTTAGTGAAAAATGGGAAAGTACTAGAACTTGTACATCCAAATGGAAACTGGACATTAATTAAAGAAGAAGGTTTTTCTCCAGTTCAAATAACTGTGGCTGCTGTTGCGGCTTGTAGCGGATATGTGTATCAAACATTACTTGAGAAAAAACGAATTGAGATAAATGATTTAAGTATTCACACCGATTATGAGCAAGATCAAGAAAGTGCTGTGCATGTTTTAACGAAAATTAATGTTACTTTTACGGTGGATTTAGTAGATAAAAGTAACCAAGCGAAAGCCGAAAAAGCGGTGCATTTAGTGAAAGATGCCTGCCCAGTTGCGAAAAGTTTAGACCCATCGATTGAAATTAATGAGATTGTTGTTTTTAAATAA
- a CDS encoding YdeI/OmpD-associated family protein: MEERTIVEKLQLTKYKEAVILNQPDGADYFHRLASYEEKMADKQYDLIFDFVETLEELIAFVQKVIAENKLAVDGYLFFAYPKKGNKKFDTYVHRDELMPALKTDEEGYVDGSTLKFTRMVALDETYTVVGLKEATKLKAKGVKKNNPSADEYADHVPLVAEFLADKGDLQAFYNNLATGYQRVWARYIYSAKQPATQEKRRVEMVDILSQGYKTKDLYRQGKK; the protein is encoded by the coding sequence ATGGAAGAAAGAACTATTGTAGAAAAATTACAACTGACTAAATACAAAGAAGCGGTCATCCTAAATCAACCAGATGGAGCGGATTATTTTCACCGTTTAGCGAGTTACGAGGAAAAAATGGCTGATAAACAATACGATTTAATTTTCGATTTTGTTGAGACGCTAGAAGAATTGATTGCTTTCGTGCAAAAAGTTATTGCTGAAAATAAACTTGCTGTGGATGGTTATTTATTTTTCGCCTACCCCAAAAAAGGCAATAAAAAGTTCGATACATACGTGCACCGCGATGAACTCATGCCAGCGCTTAAAACTGATGAAGAAGGTTACGTCGATGGTAGCACCCTCAAATTCACGCGAATGGTTGCACTTGATGAAACGTACACGGTTGTTGGCCTAAAAGAAGCAACGAAGCTAAAAGCAAAGGGTGTCAAAAAGAATAATCCTTCCGCAGATGAATACGCCGACCACGTTCCCCTAGTCGCAGAATTTTTAGCAGACAAAGGCGATTTACAAGCTTTTTACAATAATTTAGCAACAGGCTACCAGCGAGTTTGGGCGCGCTATATTTACTCTGCCAAACAACCAGCCACACAAGAAAAAAGACGCGTAGAAATGGTCGATATTTTGAGCCAAGGTTATAAAACAAAAGATCTTTACCGACAAGGGAAAAAGTAA
- a CDS encoding tyrosine phosphatase family protein: MANYINKERRQIDFDPFDLRIIAVPEVVAVQFKPHSEHTLLIRIADVGATYQPLKHESLFEAILPVHFNDINEEDDYWGLSDKEQAEMKLFNEVHRDLIYDFVDKHPDFTQIVVHCHAGVSRSSAVAMGIAEHLGDTDTYNKLQVIKRYLPNPRVLAIMRGEAYL; the protein is encoded by the coding sequence ATGGCGAATTATATTAACAAAGAAAGGCGCCAAATTGATTTTGATCCATTTGATTTACGGATAATTGCCGTACCAGAAGTAGTAGCGGTGCAGTTTAAGCCGCACTCAGAGCATACTTTACTTATTCGTATTGCGGATGTCGGCGCAACCTATCAGCCACTCAAACACGAATCACTTTTTGAAGCTATTTTGCCCGTTCATTTTAATGATATTAACGAAGAAGATGACTACTGGGGATTAAGTGACAAAGAGCAAGCAGAGATGAAACTATTTAATGAGGTGCATCGCGATTTGATTTATGATTTTGTGGATAAGCACCCAGATTTTACGCAGATTGTTGTCCATTGTCACGCTGGAGTCAGCCGAAGTAGCGCGGTTGCTATGGGAATTGCGGAACATCTAGGGGACACGGACACGTATAATAAACTTCAAGTGATAAAACGTTATTTACCAAATCCGCGGGTTCTCGCGATTATGCGGGGCGAAGCGTATTTATAA
- the gorA gene encoding glutathione-disulfide reductase, producing MEKHYDYIAIGGGSGGIASINRAAMHGAKCALIEPKFLGGTCVNVGCVPKKVMWYGAQIKEAMDLYADAYGYQVDASFDFQKLVENREAYIERIRGSYKNGLDNNHVDWIKGYAEFVDEKTLRVNGELVTADHILIATGGEPALPSIPGAEFGITSDGFFALKELPKKVAVVGAGYIAVELAGVLQQLGSETHLFVRKHAPLRNFDPLLTDTLTEIIEQSDMTLHKHAVPQKVEKNSDGSLTLSLEDGRTETVDTLIWAIGRKPVIKGLQIEKAGVELLESGHIAVDKFQNTNVDGIYAVGDVTGHYELTPVAIAAGRRLSERLFNNKKDAHLNYENIPTVVFSHPAIGTVGLTEPEAIEKYGKENIKVYTSSFTSMYTAITDHREPCRMKLICEGKTEHVIGLHGIGYGVDEMIQGFAVAINMGATKADFDNTVAIHPTGSEEFVTMK from the coding sequence ATGGAGAAGCATTATGATTATATTGCGATTGGTGGCGGTAGTGGCGGGATTGCTTCGATTAACCGCGCAGCCATGCACGGAGCAAAATGCGCATTAATTGAGCCAAAATTTTTAGGTGGAACTTGTGTGAATGTTGGTTGTGTTCCTAAAAAAGTCATGTGGTACGGCGCGCAAATCAAAGAAGCAATGGATTTATACGCAGATGCCTATGGTTACCAAGTGGACGCAAGTTTTGACTTCCAAAAATTAGTCGAAAACCGAGAAGCATACATTGAACGCATTCGCGGTTCCTACAAAAATGGGCTTGATAATAATCACGTAGACTGGATAAAAGGTTATGCCGAATTTGTTGATGAGAAAACATTGCGCGTAAACGGCGAATTAGTGACAGCAGATCATATTTTAATTGCAACTGGCGGCGAACCAGCGCTTCCTTCCATTCCGGGCGCAGAATTCGGTATCACATCAGATGGCTTTTTTGCATTAAAAGAACTTCCTAAAAAAGTGGCGGTTGTTGGCGCGGGCTACATCGCAGTTGAGCTTGCTGGCGTACTACAACAACTTGGCTCAGAAACACATCTTTTCGTACGTAAACATGCACCGCTCCGAAATTTTGATCCACTTTTAACCGATACATTAACCGAAATTATCGAGCAATCGGATATGACGTTGCATAAACACGCCGTTCCGCAAAAAGTCGAAAAAAACTCAGATGGTAGTTTAACATTAAGCTTAGAAGATGGCCGCACAGAAACGGTTGATACACTTATTTGGGCGATTGGACGTAAACCAGTCATCAAAGGCCTACAAATCGAAAAAGCGGGCGTAGAACTCTTAGAAAGCGGACATATCGCTGTAGACAAATTCCAAAACACCAATGTGGATGGGATATATGCAGTTGGTGATGTAACGGGTCACTATGAATTAACTCCGGTCGCAATCGCTGCTGGCCGTCGCTTATCAGAACGCCTTTTCAATAACAAAAAAGATGCTCATTTAAACTATGAAAACATTCCAACCGTTGTATTTAGCCATCCAGCTATCGGAACGGTCGGATTAACAGAACCGGAAGCAATCGAAAAATATGGCAAAGAAAATATCAAAGTATACACTTCTAGCTTTACCTCGATGTATACAGCCATCACAGACCACCGCGAACCTTGTCGGATGAAGCTAATCTGTGAAGGGAAGACAGAGCACGTCATCGGTTTGCATGGGATTGGTTACGGCGTGGATGAAATGATTCAAGGATTCGCCGTTGCGATTAATATGGGCGCGACAAAAGCCGATTTCGACAATACAGTCGCTATCCACCCAACAGGATCCGAAGAATTTGTTACAATGAAATAG
- a CDS encoding histidine phosphatase family protein: MGKKLSLYFVRHGQTYLNKNLRMQGWADTPLTPEGIEVVKESGRGLAETEFVAAYSSDLHRTIATAGHLLKENKHAFGLTLEPLSEFRETFFGSYEGEKGDVAWNEIAHHMGYANQEELFQKADVRETMNGTKAADPTGDAEDFMTFWTRVEQGFLHVINRHRETGGNVLIVAHGNTIRNIVHELEPSMDEAVILDNASVTVLAYENGLFKLERLNDTSHFKKA, translated from the coding sequence ATGGGAAAAAAATTATCACTTTATTTTGTAAGACATGGTCAAACTTACTTAAACAAAAATTTACGTATGCAAGGTTGGGCTGATACGCCGCTCACACCAGAAGGCATTGAAGTAGTCAAAGAAAGTGGTCGCGGACTGGCGGAAACGGAATTCGTAGCAGCCTACTCAAGCGACTTACACCGTACAATCGCAACAGCGGGGCACTTACTTAAAGAAAATAAACACGCATTTGGTTTAACGCTAGAACCACTAAGCGAATTTCGGGAAACTTTCTTCGGTTCCTACGAAGGCGAAAAAGGCGATGTTGCATGGAACGAAATTGCACATCATATGGGATATGCGAACCAAGAAGAACTATTCCAAAAAGCCGATGTGCGCGAAACAATGAATGGTACGAAAGCTGCTGATCCAACTGGAGATGCGGAAGATTTCATGACATTTTGGACGCGCGTAGAACAAGGTTTCTTACACGTTATCAATCGTCATAGAGAAACTGGTGGAAACGTCCTTATCGTCGCTCACGGAAATACCATTCGTAACATTGTCCACGAACTAGAACCATCCATGGACGAAGCGGTTATCCTCGACAACGCGAGTGTTACCGTATTAGCTTACGAAAACGGCTTATTCAAATTAGAACGTTTAAATGAT